The DNA region GAGAGCCCTATCATGCCATTAGAGATGAAATTGATTATCGGCATTTTGGCCCTAACGAAGACAGCGCATCAGAGCAGTTAGTGATCACTTTGGACGCTAATACACTAGCGTTCGGCATGAAAATTAACTTTGCCAATTTCTTTGGCGGCGAACTTGAGCGCGGTGTTGCTGAATTTTATCGCGACGGGCACCTTATCTCGTCTCAAACCTTTAGCTCTGATGCCAGCAGTGGTGACTACGGAACAGATTTCCACGTACAGGATGGTGGTTTTGATAAAGTTGTCATTATGGCCACTGACAATGGTAATACTGGTTACTCAGATAACAGTGACTTTACCATTAGCTCAATTGAGTTTACGGGTACGCCAAGCGAATCGCCAATTGCTTATGCCACTGGTACCATCACACCAGAATGGGGGCTGATGGTGCAGGAGCCATGACCTTAACGGGTATTGGTGATGGGGCTCTTTATACTCTTGACGGTGAATCAGTAGACGTTACACAAAGTGGCAATACCCTGATAGGTACCGCCGATGGTGATCTAGTATTTAAGCTAGAATTTACCCCCTCTACCGGGGACTGGGATTTCTTCCAGTACCAAGCCATGACCAGCCCAAGTGATGGCGACATTGACTTTAATGTAAAAGTCACTGATGGCGATGGTGACGCGTACAATGGTAGTTTCTCTGTTGTACCGAAACTCGCATACCATGTCACCGATGGCGAACCAGGAGACCAAACTCACGTACTAGGTAATGAGCAGAATATTGCCGTTGGTGACCTTGACGGTACTGTGGTACACCCTGGGCAGAACTACAATATTGCCTTTATGGTAGACACCTCTGGCAGTATTGGGGCAACTAACATGGCGAATATAAGTACACAGCTCCAAACAGTATTTAGCCAGTTAAAAACATCTGTCGGTACGGACAATAGTGGCCAGCTCAATATTTTCTTGGTTGGCTTTAGTGACCATGCCAAAGGCAGTGTCAGTGTAAATCTCAGTGATGCCAATGCGTTACAAACACTGCAAACAGCGTTGGCAGCAATGGTAAGCACTGGCGGAACCAACTATGAAGACGTCTTTACAACTACCGCTAACTGGTTTAGCGCCCAAGGCGATGGAGCGACCAACCTCGCTTACTTCATCACGGATGGGGAGCCAACATTCTATAATGCTGGTGAAGGTGGTAATCCTCAGATCTATAACACTAATGGCCAACAGAATGACATCTATCTGAATGACGTTCTTAGAAATGGTTACACCTTTGGTCAAACCTACTCTGCAACCAACCGCTATAATTCAACTCACCAGATTGTAGATAGTGATGGTACAGTCCATAGCTGGAATGGCAGTATCATCGGTTATATGCGTCCAGATGGTAATGGAAGTTACACTTATACCACTCTTGATGGCTATGGTTACCAAAGCAGCACCGCTACTGAAAATAATGCCAGAGATGGATTTAACTTGCTCGTTGCCCATGGCGTGACTGTTGAAGCTATAGGTTTGGGAAATGGGGTTACCAGTGATCTTCTCAAACATTTTGATAGTGATGGTACAGTGCAGACCAATGTGGACGCCTCTAACTTAGCTGATGCTATCCAAGGTACTCACAGCCAGCAATTACCGGGTTCAGATACTATTTATGGTGGGCAAGGTAACGACATTATCTTTGGTGATACGGTCAAATTTGATGGTATTTCTGAGCAAGGCTATAGCGCAATTCAACATTACGTAGCAGAACAACTGCAACAAAGTGAAGTCAGCGATGCAGAGGTGCACAAATATATCAGTGAACATCCTGAGCAGTTTGACCAGTCAGATAGTAATGGCCTGGCCGATACACTCTACGGCGGCGATGGTAACGACATCATCTATGGCCAAGGCGGTGATGATATTATCAGTGGCGGTAGTGGTAACGATATCCTCTTTGGCGGAACTGGTAATGACACCATAGATGGTGGTAATGGTAATGACGTTATCTATGGTGGCTTAGGCGATGACACCCTAACCGGTGGTAATGGCCAAGATACATTCGTCTGGTTGGCTGGAGAAACAGGCACAGACACTATCACCGATTTTTCAGCAACAGATGACAAGTTGGACATCAGTGACTTGCTGACAAACTGGAACGGCGATGCTGATACGTTGGACACTTACCTGAGTATTAGTGTTGATGGTGCTGGTAATACCACCATTACCATTGATGCTGATGGTGATGCCGCGACACCTAATCAGAGCATTGTATTAGATGGGGCGGATTTATCTGCATACTCCAGCAGTGCCATGATCCAGGGAGCGGTAGCCAGTGGCAACAGTCCGTTGATTGTAAGCAGTGGTGCCGCAGAAGATGCCGCACAGCCAGTGTCATCAACGGTAAGCGAAACGCTAAAACACACCGAAACTGTTTCACACGAGTCGTAATATTATCTACCAGTCCCATCTTTCGCCTTTCGAAAGATGGGACTTTAACCGATAATTATACCAACTCTCACAACTACTTAAGGGACATGTCGTTTCGTGAGCA from Shewanella dokdonensis includes:
- a CDS encoding type I secretion C-terminal target domain-containing protein yields the protein MTLTGIGDGALYTLDGESVDVTQSGNTLIGTADGDLVFKLEFTPSTGDWDFFQYQAMTSPSDGDIDFNVKVTDGDGDAYNGSFSVVPKLAYHVTDGEPGDQTHVLGNEQNIAVGDLDGTVVHPGQNYNIAFMVDTSGSIGATNMANISTQLQTVFSQLKTSVGTDNSGQLNIFLVGFSDHAKGSVSVNLSDANALQTLQTALAAMVSTGGTNYEDVFTTTANWFSAQGDGATNLAYFITDGEPTFYNAGEGGNPQIYNTNGQQNDIYLNDVLRNGYTFGQTYSATNRYNSTHQIVDSDGTVHSWNGSIIGYMRPDGNGSYTYTTLDGYGYQSSTATENNARDGFNLLVAHGVTVEAIGLGNGVTSDLLKHFDSDGTVQTNVDASNLADAIQGTHSQQLPGSDTIYGGQGNDIIFGDTVKFDGISEQGYSAIQHYVAEQLQQSEVSDAEVHKYISEHPEQFDQSDSNGLADTLYGGDGNDIIYGQGGDDIISGGSGNDILFGGTGNDTIDGGNGNDVIYGGLGDDTLTGGNGQDTFVWLAGETGTDTITDFSATDDKLDISDLLTNWNGDADTLDTYLSISVDGAGNTTITIDADGDAATPNQSIVLDGADLSAYSSSAMIQGAVASGNSPLIVSSGAAEDAAQPVSSTVSETLKHTETVSHES